In Debaryomyces hansenii CBS767 chromosome A complete sequence, a genomic segment contains:
- a CDS encoding DEHA2D14586p (weakly similar to uniprot|P50077 Saccharomyces cerevisiae YGR217W CCH1 Voltage-gated calcium channel involved in calcium influx in response to mating pheromones) gives MDQGIGQPHPDIYVRSPSEDLLDGNASRTMFGEIRTSLRSSSIGDAESIQSFRTGMSQRRRRPSTKKSSSTGKSSETLSLKMQKNHNTSGPNTPVIEETSFINKATKEHNFEALKEGLGFALGTAETGANWFPVTPDPKSGSEKNQNGSSDNLSQDLTSATDEGYTDTIQLDNLSTGRINNHFNRDTNKSAYLSPFDDPTHYQPDYGPTTPTSDMEFSFNDTTNPDLLEAGHLTPTSGSAPPHSKISNVLTRLSDRIAGNRTGSSPTATSPSKSSRRLSTYSEGESPVSPMRMTSFSQHGSDSASNNNGSDSASNNNNGSDNASNDPHYLPDVTVTDEFQNENYLQGTNASEGLGLFLNKDSYLSTDSLRNNNPQPSPVTSSHNPLLSQLSPEKLDTENNNLRKPIKKGTFTDTRTMYFFGKSLKIFSPQSSVRLLCHKISSNRSTNLLLLVLLVLQTALLSYRQWNPMHLGGYYYAGYNWADYILIVINIVYTIEVFAKIIAYGFIDDHAMFKELGLLYPENDVKIMYSNSKYIKGFLRMLGLLKFAAKRSGDKNIPPQHMKNSFDGLNDSSDDIDVKEINLGEDAPTNTDSPEHKSSNPFVDPSMNIQKKYSDTNLHDETSTNILEEHDSDSSDLVDEPVLDSQRFDVKNTLLLSKPRGRNIDQLHLKRAFLRNSWHRIDFLSMIFFWMSLFLSINEYDSKHHIMLFRALSCLRILRLCNLTTGTTTILTACKVAIPQLIDVSIFICCFWLFFGIIGVQSFKSSFTRQCVWFNPNDSNDTYINEGQYCGSYIGLDGKAMPYILRDGSHSSTKKGFTCPKYSKCISDKNPYGGTVNFDNILQSMELVFVIMSANTFTDLMYDTMNSDNMAACLFFIFAIFILTVWLINVFVAVIVASFTITRREAAEEKKQQKNGNKTWKIFGSANQEVSLHTERLNLLKKQNVFLKYYYKFEFIFVILIFVSLFVQCFRDFNMNNNMRHILYRFEASITGILLAEIVLRLGFHFPNWRLFFISRRNCFDLFLAVITTIIIIGPIKEKLGHAYYWLTIFQLLRFYRVVLATNITRKLWLKIMGNFKAIFDLTLFFFILTFLASIITSRFFEGTIPKDELDDIDFPMHTLPNAFIALYVITSTENWTDILYALQEFSSTTSSRAFGAMLLIGWFIISNMVILNIFIAVIARTLEVSEEGKRKQQLIQFIDNMTERLQNLEHEPGMLTKMKNKLFGKRGVKHELEKAVVNLLLSGTAVNDFLETEANDDDVNDDTEIKNLPNSSWKRWFQVNYWRTKSFFRNPFYASKSKKPEITNFDPAHFAQNIISERNILISKQNKFLKENPKFNNVFYVMGPRHRLRRMCQRLVKSSYGERIDGVEPNKTVSETFIVVMFLATIGLVVTACYLTPLFRKEMTSKYGYMNFTFFLEIGFVALFTIEFFIRIIADGLIFTPNAYLRSSWNFIDVIVLISLWIELIATLKNDGNLSRIVRGLKALRTLRLLTISETAKNNFHNTIISGFWKIINAAIISLCLLFPFAIWGLNIFNGRLGYCIDGESYESGCIHEYENQVFNWNVMSPNVYTNPYLEFDDFGTSFSSLFQIISLEGWVDLLLDVMKITGVGTPPEDFASPFNGFFVVLFNFTSIVFILTLFVSVIISNYSKTTGRAYMTKDQISWYQVKKFLVQVRPSKRKDFNSLSFFQKFCYSMTVEKNTYWHETLNFVLLMHVLALLLECFPSYDGLDTFRAVIYMITASLFLINALMLFIGQGARTFIRYKWNVFNLVVSSGAFLTTIIAFFVSSENPFLNFNKLFLVGILTFIIPRSNRLSELLRFASASLPTLLSLSFTWIIVFLVFAIAMNQIFGLTKVGPNTSNNINLRSVPKALILLFRCSFGEGWNFIMDDFALVEPYCSSIDSMDDNDCGSRQYAYILFMSWNVVSMYIFLNMFVSLIIDSFSYINNRSSYSHLIKREEIRKFKRAWQKFDPEGSGYIRPFDLPRFLHSLDGALAFHFYSGSLEIPVLCRQWFKRNQKDDPYDITVNYKAIDQTLSLMDVPRIRERRKAYERFMEEAIMNMELNGDPGISFTRIILQLPLYASFEAGQCLNLIDFLDRRLLVQKVEKRLHTKRVYETIASYACRWKYVNNRNQGIRDTNIDFSNGIKRNSYLANENLEVNAPSIFVTDTNDSYDSFDKEEDETVPLTKSAGYMEEDDNENGGTTSGVYVPKSPLHIYNSRNRAHNHESPEKKPKSKTPPKLYIQIPTSHMRSGGTSPTSPIDDAINISPFLNSAKIDDDTLTEANVSLIDLSNLSETLENSQWGDAFREVQSDRKTENNKDANKEE, from the coding sequence ATGGATCAAGGAATAGGACAGCCACATCCAGATATATACGTGCGGTCACCTAGCGAGGACTTGTTAGATGGAAATGCTAGTAGAACGATGTTTGGCGAAATTAGAACATCTTTAAGGCTGTCATCAATAGGCGATGCAGAAAGCATCCAGTCATTCAGGACAGGCATGAGCCAGAGGAGACGGCGGCCATCGACAAAGAAGAGTTCGTCTACGGGTAAATCGAGCGAAACCTTATCGTTAAAAATGCAAAAGAATCATAACACATCGGGGCCGAATACGCCAGTTATAGAAGAAACGTCgtttattaataaagcTACAAAAGAGCATAATTTTGAAGCATTAAAGGAAGGATTGGGGTTTGCATTAGGGACAGCTGAGACGGGAGCCAACTGGTTTCCTGTAACACCGGATCCAAAATCGGGGTCTGAGAAAAATCAGAATGGGTCATCAGATAATCTCTCACAAGATCTCACATCTGCTACAGACGAAGGGTACACGGACACGATTCAGCTAGATAATTTAAGTACTGGACGGATAAATAATCACTTTAATCGAGATACCAATAAATCGGCATATTTATCTCCATTTGACGATCCAACACACTACCAACCCGACTATGGTCCTACTACGCCTACTTCAGACATGGAATTTAGTTTTAATGATACTACTAATCCTGATCTTTTAGAAGCGGGTCACTTGACGCCTACATCAGGATCGGCTCCACCGCATTCTAAAATATCGAATGTGCTTACCAGATTGTCTGATCGTATTGCAGGAAATAGGACGGGATCCTCTCCAACGGCAACATCTCCATCGAAGAGCTCTAGACGCTTGAGTACGTATAGTGAAGGCGAAAGCCCTGTATCTCCAATGAGAATGACTCTGTTTTCGCAGCATGGGTCTGATTCAGcttccaataataatggatcTGATTCTGCctccaataataataatgggTCCGATAACGCTTCTAATGATCCGCATTATTTACCAGATGTCACTGTGACTgatgaatttcaaaatgaaaattatctTCAAGGGACGAATGCATCAGAGGGCCTTGGGctctttttgaataagGATTCATATTTGAGTACAGATTCCTTACGAAATAACAACCCACAACCATCACCTGTCACATCTTCACATAATCCATTACTACTGCAGCTATCTCCTGAGAAATTAGACACAGAAAATAACAATTTACGCAAACCAATTAAAAAAGGTACGTTTACTGATACTAGGACTATGTATTTTTTTGgaaaatctttgaaaattttttcacCACAGTCTAGTGTACGTCTTCTTTGTCATAAGATTCTGTCAAACCGGTCAACTAATTTACTTCTATTGGTTTTGCTTGTTTTACAAACTGCACTACTTTCATACAGGCAATGGAACCCCATGCATTTAGGTGGGTATTATTACGCAGGATATAACTGGGCTGATTACATTTTGATTGTCATTAACATAGTTTATACCATCGAGGTATTCGCCAAGATTATTGCATATGGGTTTATTGATGATCATGCTATGTTTAAAGAATTGGGCTTACTTTATCCCGAAAATGACGTTAAAATTATGTACTCTAATCTGAAATACATCAAAGGTTTTCTACGTATGTTAggattattgaaatttgcTGCAAAAAGAAGTGGCGACAAGAATATTCCTCCACAACacatgaaaaattcattcGATGGATTGAATGATTCTagtgatgatattgatgtaaaagaaattaatcTTGGTGAAGACGCACCTACAAACACTGATCTGCCAGAACATAAAAGTAGTAATCCATTCGTGGATCCTTCGATGAATATCCAAAAAAAATACAGCGATACTAACTTGCATGATGAAACATCGACTAATATTTTAGAAGAACATGATAGTGATAGTCTGGATTTAGTTGACGAACCTGTTTTGGATTCACAAAGGTTTGATGTAAAGAATACACTTTTATTGTCGAAACCAAGAGGGAGAAATATTGACCAACTTCATTTAAAAAGAGCATTCCTTAGAAATAGTTGGCATAGAATAGATTTTCTTTCTATGATATTCTTCTGGATGTCgttatttttatcaattaatgaatatgatAGTAAACATCATATCATGCTATTTAGAGCTTTGAGTTGTTTAAGGATTTTAAGATTGTGTAATTTGACTACTGGTACCACAACTATATTGACGGCTTGTAAAGTAGCTATTCCACAATTAATTGatgtttcaatttttatttgctGTTTCTGGTTATTCTTTGGAATCATTGGTGTCCAATCTTTCAAGTCTTCTTTCACAAGACAATGTGTCTGGTTTAACCCGAATGATTCTAATGATACTTACATTAACGAGGGACAATATTGTGGGTCTTACATCGGCTTAGATGGAAAAGCTATGCCTTACATTCTAAGAGATGGGCTGCATTCAAGTACAAAAAAGGGATTCACATGCCCTAAATACTCAAAATGTATAAGTGACAAAAATCCTTATGGTGGAACTGTAAACTTCgataatattcttcaatcgATGGAATTAGTGTTTGTAATCATGAGTGCTAACACGTTCACTGATTTGATGTATGATACAATGAACTCAGATAATATGGCTGCCTGTctattttttatatttgcCATCTTTATTTTAACAGTTTGGTTAATTAATGTTTTTGTCGCTGTAATTGTTGCATCCTTTACTATTACTAGAAGAGAGGCTGCTGAAGAGAAGAAACAGCAAAAGAATGGTAATAAAACGTGGAAGATTTTCGGTTCAGCAAACCAGGAAGTATCTTTACACACAGAGAGATTAAATTTGCTCAAGAAGCAAAACGTATTCTTGaagtattattataaatttgagTTCATATTTGTGATCCTCATATTTGTCAGTTTATTTGTTCAATGCTTTCGCGATTTTAATATGAACAATAATATGCGTCATATTTTGTATCGATTTGAAGCTAGTATTACAGGGATACTCCTTGCTGAGATAGTACTTCGTCTTGGTTTTCATTTTCCAAATTGGAGATTATTTTTCATCtccagaagaaattgttttgatttattcTTAGCTGTCATTACAACAATAATTATCATTGGGCCAATCAAAGAAAAGCTAGGCCATGCTTATTATTGGTTGACCATCTTCCAATTATTGAGATTCTATAGGGTGGTCTTGGCTACAAATATAACAAGAAAGCTCTGGTTGAAGATAATGGGTAATTTCAAAGCgatttttgatttaacattgttctttttcattcttaCATTCTTAGCTAGCATTATCACTTCCAGGTTTTTCGAAGGCACTATACCGAAGGATGAacttgatgatattgattttcCAATGCATACTCTACCAAATGCGTTTATTGCTCTTTATGTTATTACATCAACAGAAAATTGGACAGATATTTTATATGCTCTACAGGAATTCTCTTCGACAACGTCTTCGAGAGCTTTTGGTGCAATGCTTTTAATAGGGTGGTTTATAATATCCAATATggttattttgaatatttttattgcGGTTATTGCTAGAACTTTAGAAGTGTCTGAAGAAGGTAAGAGAAAACAACAgctaattcaatttatcgACAATATGACAGAAAGGTTACAAAATCTAGAACATGAGCCAGGAATGTTGacaaaaatgaagaataaattatttggaaaGAGAGGCGTAAAGCATGAATTAGAGAAGGCTGTTGTTAATTTGCTTTTGAGTGGTACCGCGgtaaatgattttttaGAGACAGAAGCTAATGACGACGATGTAAATGATGATACAGAAATTAAAAACTTAcccaattcttcttggaaAAGATGGTTTCAGGTTAATTATTGGCGTACAAAAAGTTTTTTTAGAAACCCATTCTATGCATCGAAAAGTAAGAAACCTGAAATTACCAATTTTGATCCTGCTCATTTTGCACAAAACATTATTTCAGAGAGAAATATACTTATTTCAAAACAGaataaattcttgaaagaaaatccaaaattcaataacGTTTTTTACGTCATGGGGCCACGTCATAGACTAAGAAGAATGTGCCAACGTCTTGTTAAGTCTAGTTATGGTGAAAGAATTGACGGAGTAGAACCAAATAAAACAGTTTCTGAAACTTTCATAGTGGTAATGTTTTTAGCTACGATAGGATTGGTTGTTACAGCCTGTTATCTTACACCATTATTCAGGAAAGAAATGACTTCCAAATATGGCTATATGAATTTCAcattttttcttgaaattggGTTTGTTGCGTTATTCacaattgaattctttattcGAATTATTGCGGATGGATTGATATTTACACCTAATGCCTACTTGAGATCTTCTTGGaattttattgatgtaATAGtcttaatttcattatgGATTGAGTTAATTGCTACTTTAAAAAATGATGGAAATCTATCTAGGATTGTTAGAGGATTGAAAGCCTTAAGAACCTTGAGACTTTTGACTATTAGTGAAACtgcaaaaaataatttccaTAATACTATTATTTCAGGATTCtggaaaattattaatgcTGCCATCATTTCtctttgtttattattcCCTTTCGCAATTTGGGGTTTAAACATTTTCAATGGTAGATTAGGATATTGCATTGACGGTGAATCTTATGAATCGGGTTGCATTCATGAATATGAGAATCAAGTATTTAATTGGAATGTTATGAGTCCTAACGTGTATACTAATCCGTACTTggaatttgatgattttggaaCTTCCTTCTCATCattgtttcaaattatttcGTTAGAGGGATGGGtggatttattattggatgTGATGAAAATTACGGGTGTTGGCACCCCACCTGAAGATTTTGCATCCCCGTTTAATGGCTTTTTTGTTGTCTTATTTAACTTTACGAgtattgtatttattttgacGTTATTCGTCTCGGTTATTATCAGTAACTATTCAAAGACCACTGGTAGGGCATATATGACGAAAGACCAAATTTCTTGGTATCAGGTCAAGAAATTCTTAGTACAGGTTAGGCCTTCAAAAAGAAAGGACTTTAATCTGTTATCCTTCTTTCAGAAATTTTGCTACTCCATGACTGTGGAAAAAAATACGTATTGGCATGAGACATTGAATTTTGTTTTGCTAATGCATGTATTGGCTTTGTTATTAGAATGCTTCCCTTCGTATGATGGGTTAGATACATTCAGAGCTGTGATTTATATGATTACAGCGCTGTTGTTTTTGATTAATGCACTTATGTTATTTATTGGACAAGGTGCCAGGACTTTCATTAGATATAAATGGAATGTCTTTAATCTTGTTGTTTCTTCAGGAGCATTCTTGACTACAATTATTGCATTTTTTGTGAGTTCGGAAAATCCATTcctcaatttcaataaattgttcttgGTAGGTATTTTAACGTTTATTATTCCTAGAAGCAATAGATTGAGTGAATTGTTGAGGTTTGCTTCGGCTAGTTTACCTACATTGCTATCTTTATCGTTCACGTGGATTATTGTCTTCTTGGTCTTTGCTATAGCtatgaatcaaatttttGGATTAACGAAAGTGGGTCCTAATACGTCGAATAATATCAACTTGAGGTCAGTTCCAAAAGCCCTAATTTTGCTTTTTAGGTGTAGTTTTGGGGAAGGTTGGAACTTTATTATGGACGATTTTGCATTAGTTGAACCATATTGCTCATCAATCGATAGTAtggatgataatgattgTGGTAGTAGGCAATATGCttatattttgtttatgCTGTGGAATGTGGTATCGATGTacatatttttgaatatgttCGTTTCATTGATTATTGATAGTTTCAGTTACATTAATAATAGGTCTTCATACAGCCATTTAATTAAGCGAGAGGAGATACGAAAGTTTAAAAGGGCGTGGCAGAAATTTGATCCAGAAGGATCGGGATATATCAGGCCATTTGATTTACCAAGATTTTTGCATTCATTGGATGGTGCTTTAGCCTTTCATTTTTACTCAGGTTCACTTGAAATTCCTGTATTATGTCGCCAATGGTTCAAACGTAATCAAAAAGATGATCCATATGATATAACTGTGAATTATAAAGCAATTGATCAAACCTTAAGTTTAATGGATGTTCCTAGGATTAGGGAGAGACGCAAAGCGTACGAAAGATTCATGGAAGAAGCTATCATGAATATGGAACTTAATGGTGATCCTGGAATTTCATTTACTAGAATTATCTTGCAGTTACCATTGTATGCATCATTTGAAGCTGGCCAGTGTCTTAACTTGATTGACTTCTTGGACCGTCGTCTTTTGGTGCAAAAAGTCGAAAAAAGATTACATACTAAGAGGGTATATGAAACAATCGCTTCATACGCATGTCGCTGGAAATATGTTAACAATAGGAACCAAGGTATTAGAGATACTAATATAGATTTCAGCAACGGGATTAAAAGAAATAGCTATTTAGCTAATGAAAACTTGGAAGTTAATGCCCCTTCTATATTTGTTACGGATACCAATGACAGCTATGATTCGTTTGATAAGGAGGAAGATGAGACAGTTCCCTTAACAAAGTCTGCAGGTTATATGGAAGaggatgataatgaaaatggtgGGACAACAAGTGGAGTATATGTTCCAAAATCACCATTGCATATTTACAACTCCAGAAACAGAGCACATAATCATGAATCCCCAGAAAAAAAGCCTAAAAGTAAAACACCGCCGAAgttatatattcaaataccGACATCACACATGAGATCAGGAGGTACAAGTCCTACGAGTCCTATTGATGATGCGATTAATATATCACCGTTTTTAAACTCTGCTAAGATCGATGATGACACATTGACTGAAGCTAACGTTTCCTTGATAGATCTTTCGAATCTTAGTGAGACATTAGAGAATTCTCAATGGGGTGATGCATTCAGAGAAGTTCAATCAGATAGAAAaactgaaaataataaggatGCAAATAAAGAGGAATAG